One stretch of Ornithinimicrobium ciconiae DNA includes these proteins:
- the larB gene encoding nickel pincer cofactor biosynthesis protein LarB has protein sequence MADPPGTPADQPGTPASPPTTSLEGIAEFDFGRAARRGYPEAVLCEGKTMEHLVAIARAIGERGRSDGGDPLGTILFTRASASQAEAVCAELPGAVHDPVARIVAWPGPVPEPSGGTVLVLCAGTADIPVAREALLTAQHLGRPAELVVDVGVAGLHRILARVDQIAAASAIVVVAGMDGALASVVAGLACAPVIGVPTSVGYGAALDGLAPLLSMLNACAPGVAVVNIDNGYGAGHLAAQIAASA, from the coding sequence GTGGCTGACCCGCCCGGCACTCCAGCTGACCAGCCCGGCACCCCAGCTTCCCCGCCGACCACCAGCCTCGAGGGCATCGCGGAGTTCGACTTCGGCCGGGCCGCACGGCGCGGCTATCCCGAGGCGGTGCTCTGCGAGGGCAAGACGATGGAGCACCTGGTCGCGATCGCCCGTGCCATCGGTGAGCGCGGTCGCTCCGACGGGGGCGACCCGTTGGGCACGATCCTGTTCACCCGCGCATCAGCGAGCCAGGCCGAGGCCGTCTGCGCGGAGCTGCCCGGCGCGGTCCACGACCCGGTGGCCCGCATCGTCGCCTGGCCGGGTCCGGTGCCGGAGCCCAGCGGTGGCACCGTCCTGGTCCTGTGCGCCGGGACGGCCGACATCCCGGTGGCGCGCGAGGCGTTGCTGACCGCCCAGCACCTCGGCCGGCCGGCCGAGCTGGTCGTCGACGTGGGCGTCGCGGGCCTGCACCGCATCCTGGCGCGCGTCGACCAGATCGCCGCCGCCTCGGCCATCGTGGTGGTGGCCGGGATGGACGGCGCGCTGGCCAGCGTGGTCGCCGGCCTGGCCTGCGCCCCGGTCATCGGCGTGCCGACCTCGGTGGGCTACGGCGCGGCCCTGGACGGGCTGGCACCGCTGCTGTCGATGCTCAACGCGTGCGCTCCCGGGGTGGCCGTCGTCAATATCGACAACGGCTATGGCGCCGGACACCTGGCCGCGCAGATCGCCGCCAGCGCCTGA
- a CDS encoding TRAP transporter small permease, whose product MEPIKKGLDQVLKGASVVLFALLVVIVVWQVFTRQVLNSPSAWTEELARYTFVWVGLFATALVFSERGHIAVDFVVDKFSPRVQKVVAVCVQLSIILFALAVLVYGGLRAANGAWNQSLSALPTQVGVMYLAMPIVGVLIAFYAVYHLQAVLRGAEEAIAHEEDPQVV is encoded by the coding sequence GTGGAACCGATCAAGAAGGGGCTGGACCAGGTGCTCAAGGGCGCCTCGGTGGTCCTGTTCGCCCTGCTGGTGGTGATTGTCGTCTGGCAGGTCTTCACCCGACAGGTGCTCAACTCACCCAGCGCGTGGACCGAGGAGCTGGCCCGCTACACGTTCGTGTGGGTCGGTCTGTTCGCCACGGCACTGGTCTTCTCGGAGCGTGGTCACATCGCGGTGGACTTCGTGGTGGACAAGTTCTCACCGCGAGTGCAAAAGGTCGTTGCCGTCTGTGTCCAGCTGTCGATCATCCTCTTCGCCCTCGCCGTGCTGGTGTACGGCGGACTGCGTGCGGCCAACGGCGCCTGGAACCAGTCGCTCAGCGCCCTGCCCACCCAGGTCGGCGTGATGTATCTCGCGATGCCCATCGTCGGGGTGCTGATCGCCTTCTATGCGGTCTATCACCTCCAGGCCGTCCTGCGTGGTGCTGAGGAAGCCATCGCGCACGAGGAAGACCCCCAGGTGGTGTGA
- the larE gene encoding ATP-dependent sacrificial sulfur transferase LarE, translated as MVDTHRLLPVVEVSQAGVPSTPPATLLTGGADLPVAARVDAHQGVSAEVAALIEAVTAHLPAEGRLGVAYSGGVDSTTLLAVAVRALGADRTVAILGVSPSLATVERAAAHDIAGQIGVGVVEVPTDEGSSQAYRANGPDRCFHCKDELFARIDDDVAVAHGLTAISYGENADDAIRPDRPGARAATEHRVLRPLADAGLTKADVRAVAAALGLPNADKPAAPCLASRIPHFKEVTPEKLTQIDRAEAAVRALGFSDCRVRHHDDVARLELTDHELARAADPQVRTALVEGVRAAGFRFVALDLVGIQSGAFTMPLVSRG; from the coding sequence GTGGTCGACACCCATCGTCTCCTTCCCGTTGTTGAGGTCTCCCAGGCCGGAGTCCCCAGCACCCCCCCGGCCACCCTGCTCACCGGCGGGGCGGACCTGCCGGTCGCCGCGCGGGTCGACGCCCACCAGGGCGTCTCCGCCGAGGTCGCGGCCCTGATCGAGGCCGTCACCGCGCACCTGCCTGCTGAGGGCAGGCTAGGTGTGGCCTACTCCGGCGGCGTGGACTCCACCACCCTCCTGGCCGTCGCGGTCCGCGCGCTGGGGGCCGACCGGACTGTCGCCATACTCGGCGTCTCTCCGAGCCTGGCCACCGTCGAGCGGGCGGCCGCCCACGACATCGCCGGCCAGATCGGGGTCGGCGTCGTCGAGGTGCCCACGGACGAGGGGTCGTCGCAGGCCTATCGCGCCAACGGGCCGGACCGCTGCTTCCACTGCAAGGACGAGCTGTTCGCCCGCATCGACGACGACGTCGCCGTGGCCCACGGGCTCACCGCGATCAGCTATGGCGAGAACGCCGACGACGCGATCCGGCCGGACCGCCCGGGTGCCCGCGCCGCCACCGAACACCGCGTGCTCCGGCCGCTGGCCGACGCGGGGCTGACCAAGGCCGACGTGCGGGCGGTGGCCGCCGCCCTCGGCCTGCCCAATGCGGACAAGCCGGCGGCCCCGTGCCTGGCCTCGCGCATCCCGCACTTCAAGGAGGTCACCCCGGAGAAGCTGACCCAGATCGACCGGGCCGAGGCGGCCGTGCGCGCCCTGGGCTTCTCGGACTGCCGGGTTCGCCACCACGACGACGTCGCGCGTCTGGAGCTGACCGACCACGAGCTGGCCCGCGCGGCCGACCCGCAGGTCCGCACCGCCCTCGTCGAGGGGGTGCGCGCCGCCGGCTTCCGGTTCGTGGCCCTGGACCTGGTCGGCATCCAGTCCGGCGCGTTCACGATGCCGCTCGTGTCCCGTGGCTGA
- a CDS encoding TRAP transporter large permease — protein sequence MDPIALAAIVLVGTIVIGIVFSVPIAVSIGLGSFFAAIVLLDVEKAALVSSQRLFTGINSFTLLAIPFFVLAGVLMNTGGIAGRLIDAAKVLVGRTPASLANTNVVANAMFGAVSGAAVAAAAAIGTVMTPRMKEEGYDPKWSAAVNVASAPAGMLIPPSNTFIVYSLVSGASISALFMAGVIPGMIWAGACILVVLLTYRRFSTPQPPSSVTFSEALLVIWRAVPSLLMIVVVIGGIVSGIFTATESSAIAVVYCLVLGFAYRTIGVSDLPKALLDAARTTAIIMLLVGVSTALSFVMSFSHIPQAVSDGLLGLTDSPQVILFLMMIILLLVGTFMDPTPAILIFTPIFLPIVTSFDMSPVHFGTMIVYALSVGVITPPVGNVLFVGARVAGMGIEPVVGKLIWFLLALVGGLLLVIYVEPLSLWIPEMLGLLGD from the coding sequence ATGGATCCCATTGCACTCGCGGCGATCGTCCTGGTCGGCACGATCGTCATCGGCATCGTCTTCTCCGTCCCGATCGCGGTCAGCATCGGCCTCGGGTCCTTCTTTGCCGCGATCGTCCTGCTCGACGTCGAGAAGGCTGCCCTGGTCTCCAGCCAGCGGCTGTTCACCGGCATCAACTCGTTCACCCTGCTGGCGATCCCGTTCTTCGTGCTCGCCGGCGTGCTGATGAACACCGGTGGCATCGCCGGCCGCCTGATCGACGCCGCCAAGGTGCTCGTGGGCAGGACGCCGGCCAGCCTGGCCAACACCAACGTCGTGGCCAACGCGATGTTCGGAGCCGTCAGTGGTGCCGCGGTGGCTGCCGCCGCGGCCATCGGCACGGTGATGACTCCGCGGATGAAGGAGGAGGGCTACGACCCGAAGTGGTCGGCTGCCGTCAACGTCGCGTCTGCCCCGGCCGGCATGCTGATCCCGCCAAGCAACACCTTCATCGTCTATTCACTGGTCAGTGGTGCCTCGATCTCCGCGCTGTTCATGGCGGGGGTGATCCCGGGGATGATCTGGGCCGGTGCCTGCATCCTGGTCGTGCTGCTGACCTATCGCCGGTTCAGCACCCCTCAGCCGCCGTCGTCGGTGACCTTCTCGGAGGCATTGCTGGTCATCTGGCGGGCCGTCCCGTCACTGCTGATGATCGTCGTGGTGATCGGTGGCATCGTCAGCGGCATCTTCACCGCGACCGAGTCGTCGGCCATCGCGGTCGTCTATTGCCTGGTCCTCGGCTTCGCCTATCGGACGATCGGTGTCTCGGACCTGCCCAAGGCGCTGCTGGACGCCGCCCGCACCACGGCCATCATCATGCTGCTGGTCGGTGTCTCGACGGCCCTGTCCTTTGTGATGAGCTTCTCCCACATCCCCCAGGCCGTGTCCGACGGGCTGCTCGGGCTCACGGACAGCCCGCAGGTGATCTTGTTCCTGATGATGATCATCCTGCTGCTGGTCGGCACCTTCATGGACCCGACTCCCGCGATCCTGATCTTCACCCCGATCTTCCTGCCGATCGTCACGTCCTTCGACATGAGCCCGGTGCACTTCGGCACGATGATCGTCTATGCCCTCTCCGTCGGTGTCATCACCCCGCCCGTCGGCAACGTGCTCTTCGTCGGGGCACGCGTCGCGGGGATGGGCATCGAACCCGTCGTCGGCAAGCTGATCTGGTTCCTGCTGGCCCTGGTCGGCGGACTGCTGCTGGTGATCTATGTCGAACCGCTGTCGCTGTGGATCCCGGAGATGCTGGGGCTGCTCGGCGACTAG